AGTCACACAGGGCGTCGCGGAGTTCTTTGTCGCATCCCCACCGGAAGGTGACGGCTTTGACCTTGCCGGACTGCCGCGTCGAGGGCGCGACGCCGGCCAGACAGGCCAGGGAGTCGGCGGTGGGGAACCTGCCGCGGGCGTCCCCGATCTCGGCGAGCAGTCGCGCGGCGCGCACGGTCCCGGAGCGAGGCAGCGAGGTCACGACGTGCGCGTCGGGGTGGACGTCGAGTTGCTCAGCGATCGAGTCCGCGAGCGTGGCGATCTGGGTGTTCAAGCTCCGCAGGACCGCGACGAACGCGAGCGTGGTTGCGGCATGGGGGCCGGTTTCAGCACCGGTGGTGCCGCGGGGCGCAGCGAGCAGCCGTTGGTGCAACACGGCAGGGTCGGTGCGCCCGGAGTAGGCGAGCTTCTTCAGCCATGCTGCGAGCCGGTCGGCGGTGAGCCAGTCGGCTTTGGTCTGGGTGGGGAACCGTTCCAGGAAGGACAGGCTGATCGCGGAGTCCAGGTGGGCGAACAGGTCCACGATGCCGGGGAACACGACCTGCAGGTGCGCGCGGAGCTGGTTGGCTGCCGCGACGCGGTGCGCGACCAGGTCCCGACGAGCACGCACGCTGGAGCGCAGCGCTTGGGTGGCCGGGGTCGATCTGGTCAGCGGGGTCAGGCGACGGCGGTCGGTGCGGACCACATCTGCCAGGACGTAGGCGTCGAACCGGTCGTCCTTGTTGCCGGCCGAGCCGTAGCGCGAGCGGAGGTTCTTGACCTGGTTGGGGCTGATCACCAGCACGGTCAGCTCGGTGGCAAGCAAGGCATCGATGACGGGCCCGTCGCCGCGTTCGATGCCGATCTCGACGACCTCAGCTGCCAACAGACGTCGTACGAGTCGTTTGAGGCCGGCAGCGGTGTGCTCGACGGTGAACCGGTCAAGCACCTCGCCGTCGGGGTCCAGGATGCACACGACGTGGTCGTCCTTGGCCCAGTCCAGACCGGCGCACACTCGTGGTCGGGTCGCTTCAGGGGTCACACTCATGGTCAGTTCCTCGCTGTTGGAGCAGTGAGAGAACACCCGGTGGTCCCGGGACCCTGCAGCCGGTCGCTCACTGATCGGCGCTCATCGGCGCATAGCCCTGTAGCCGGTCGGCGGGTCCTGGGCCACCGGACCTCGCAGAACTCACGCTGGACCTCGAAGGTCGAGCGACCGTGGCGATGGTCCGGTGGGGACCAGGGGTGTACCGGCAACCCATCTGAAGCCACCGACCTGAGGAAGGTAATCCAGTGAGCGACTGGCCGCTGTGGGAGGTGTT
The nucleotide sequence above comes from Nocardioides massiliensis. Encoded proteins:
- a CDS encoding IS110 family transposase; protein product: MSVTPEATRPRVCAGLDWAKDDHVVCILDPDGEVLDRFTVEHTAAGLKRLVRRLLAAEVVEIGIERGDGPVIDALLATELTVLVISPNQVKNLRSRYGSAGNKDDRFDAYVLADVVRTDRRRLTPLTRSTPATQALRSSVRARRDLVAHRVAAANQLRAHLQVVFPGIVDLFAHLDSAISLSFLERFPTQTKADWLTADRLAAWLKKLAYSGRTDPAVLHQRLLAAPRGTTGAETGPHAATTLAFVAVLRSLNTQIATLADSIAEQLDVHPDAHVVTSLPRSGTVRAARLLAEIGDARGRFPTADSLACLAGVAPSTRQSGKVKAVTFRWGCDKELRDALCDFAADSRHANPWAADLYNRARARNHDHPHAVRILARAWVDIIWRCWQDRATYDPSQHRAFQRVLNEHHQIAA